CTGGCAACCAGGGCGGGACGTTGAGTGTGGCGGTAAAGCTGGAAAAACATGCCGAGCAATGATCAGGCTAGGCGAAAGGGCGCCGAAGTAGCGGCGTTTACGTTAGTCAATGCGCACCTGACGTGTCCTTTCACCTGACGTGTCCTTTCAACCACGCATGATCGAGCGCAGGCCGTTTCCTCACGTAATGACGGTCAGGTGATGACGGTCACGTCATCGGCCTGATAGCCGCGCTCGTTCTCGATCACGTGGTAGCGCACCTTCTGGCCCTCGGCCAGGGTCCGATGCCCCTTGCCGCGGATAGCGCGAAAGTGCACGAACACATCATCCCCGCCATCGCGGGTGATGAAGCCGTACCCCTTGTTGACGTTGAACCACTTGACCTCGCCGATCTCCCGGTCGTCGTCCTCGACGTCGGCCAGATTGGCAAGAGTGGGCGTAAGCACATGGACCGCTACGGTCGCGATCAGGGTGACCAGAAAGACGGCGACGGCCGTGGCCAGATAGACGAGGGCGACGCCGCCCACTTCCAGGCTGGCGAACAGCTCGCGGGACAGATCCCCGCCGGTCAGATAGATGAACAGGGCGATCAGCAAAGGCGCAGGCGCAGCCAACAGCACGCTGATCAGACTACAACGAAGTAAGACCTTTTGATTCATGGACCTCGGTTTCTCTTGTGATGGCAATGGATGAAGGGGTCATGACAAAACCCCACCGGCGATAACGCTGGCGGGCACAGGCTGACAAGATGAGGCGGTCGCGATGAACGGCAACACGCCACAAGAGGATACTACCATGCAAGAACACGACTGGCTCGCCCGCCTGGAAGGCATCGAGAGCCGCATCGCCTACCAGGAACACTGGCTGGACACCCTGGACCAGGCGGTCGCCGCCCAGGAGACACGGCTTTCGGCGCTGGAGCGCATGAGCGAGCTGATGCAGGCCAAACTGCGCCAGCAACAGCATGCCCTTAGCGATGCATCCGGCGAGCAGGCAAGCCTCGAAGACGAGCGCCCGCCACACTATTGATGCGCATGACTGATCGCTCAGCTGAGCGCTCAGTGCGGCCTGCAGGACAAAGATCCTGACCGCTTAAACGGGAAGGAGCAACAAGGGCAGGTAGCC
Above is a window of Halomonas sp. I5-271120 DNA encoding:
- a CDS encoding cold-shock protein, whose amino-acid sequence is MNQKVLLRCSLISVLLAAPAPLLIALFIYLTGGDLSRELFASLEVGGVALVYLATAVAVFLVTLIATVAVHVLTPTLANLADVEDDDREIGEVKWFNVNKGYGFITRDGGDDVFVHFRAIRGKGHRTLAEGQKVRYHVIENERGYQADDVTVIT
- a CDS encoding SlyX family protein, with protein sequence MQEHDWLARLEGIESRIAYQEHWLDTLDQAVAAQETRLSALERMSELMQAKLRQQQHALSDASGEQASLEDERPPHY